The following are encoded together in the Caldisericum sp. genome:
- the uppP gene encoding undecaprenyl-diphosphatase UppP, producing the protein MNRLTESIILGIIQGATEFLPVSSSGHLVVIPALFHLNPPNLAFTMGLHAGTLLSLLVYFYREVWGLLKGVFSIFKSRRTQEEQFYLRLFVLIIIAVIPAGIAGVLLSDKVDLLFSNPRTVSYLFFITAILLIIGSILSEKSRKTLENITALDALIVGVFQILALPPGISRSGSTITGGIVSGMDRESASKFSFLVAIPVIFGASLLEVRKMNFSGFTVTDLFVGSLVSFVVGLISLWIFFPLIKKTKFYVFSIYCIILGTLGLILLK; encoded by the coding sequence ATGAATAGATTAACTGAATCAATTATACTTGGAATAATCCAGGGTGCTACAGAATTTTTACCGGTAAGTTCATCGGGACATCTTGTTGTAATTCCAGCATTATTTCATCTTAACCCTCCCAATCTTGCTTTTACAATGGGGCTTCATGCTGGAACTTTGCTTTCGCTCTTGGTTTACTTCTACAGAGAAGTTTGGGGACTGTTGAAAGGTGTCTTCTCAATATTTAAAAGTAGGAGAACTCAAGAAGAGCAATTTTACTTAAGATTATTTGTTTTGATTATTATTGCTGTAATTCCTGCTGGAATTGCAGGAGTTTTATTATCTGATAAGGTTGATCTTTTGTTTTCTAACCCAAGGACCGTTTCCTATCTATTTTTTATTACTGCAATACTTCTCATTATTGGAAGTATTTTATCTGAAAAATCAAGAAAAACACTTGAAAATATCACGGCATTGGATGCGCTAATTGTTGGAGTTTTTCAAATTTTAGCGCTCCCTCCTGGTATTTCCCGATCAGGCTCCACAATAACTGGAGGAATTGTTTCTGGAATGGACAGGGAAAGCGCTTCTAAATTTTCATTTCTTGTAGCAATCCCTGTAATATTTGGTGCCTCTCTTCTTGAGGTTAGAAAAATGAATTTTTCGGGCTTTACTGTTACAGACCTTTTTGTTGGCTCCCTGGTTTCTTTTGTTGTAGGATTAATAAGCCTTTGGATATTTTTCCCTCTCATTAAGAAGACCAAATTTTATGTCTTTTCAATATACTGCATTATTTTGGGGACATTGGGATTAATTTTGTTGAAGTAG
- a CDS encoding ribonuclease HI family protein, with protein MVEIYTDGASRGNPGESAVSSVFVLDNKVILVYSEYIGFATNNVAEYTAILKSLEKAKERNFKRIKVFSDSLLVVSQLNGRYKVKSKDLMPYFTSIKNILNEFENISFEHVPRESKYTKIADYLCTLILGPK; from the coding sequence ATGGTTGAAATTTATACTGATGGCGCAAGCAGAGGAAATCCAGGAGAATCTGCGGTTTCCTCTGTATTTGTGCTGGATAATAAAGTCATTCTGGTATATAGTGAATATATAGGGTTTGCTACAAATAATGTTGCGGAGTACACGGCAATTTTAAAAAGCTTAGAGAAAGCAAAGGAAAGAAATTTCAAAAGAATTAAAGTCTTCTCTGATTCACTTCTTGTCGTTTCCCAATTAAATGGAAGATACAAAGTCAAATCAAAAGACCTAATGCCATACTTTACATCAATAAAAAATATCCTAAATGAGTTCGAAAATATTTCTTTCGAACATGTCCCAAGAGAATCAAAATACACAAAAATTGCTGACTATCTCTGTACTTTAATACTAGGTCCTAAATAA
- a CDS encoding universal stress protein has translation MVEKVVFPFDFSKFSEQVVSYIVKLKNFGLKEVVVVNVLEYEEFTSRSSSKLEIEEYRKRNFERMKYIKEELEENGLKVTSRVEFGIPSKVIVSISEEEKAQLIVIASTGAGFTPTLIGSTVQNVIRLSKIPVLVIPSL, from the coding sequence ATGGTTGAAAAAGTCGTATTTCCATTTGATTTTTCTAAGTTTAGTGAACAAGTTGTTTCTTACATCGTTAAACTTAAGAATTTTGGTTTAAAAGAAGTTGTCGTAGTAAATGTACTTGAATATGAGGAATTTACTTCCAGAAGTTCTTCAAAACTCGAGATTGAGGAGTATAGAAAGAGGAACTTTGAAAGAATGAAATATATAAAAGAGGAACTTGAAGAAAACGGTTTGAAGGTAACATCAAGGGTGGAATTTGGAATTCCATCCAAAGTAATTGTTTCAATTTCTGAAGAAGAAAAAGCTCAGTTAATAGTAATAGCATCTACCGGAGCAGGATTTACTCCAACACTAATAGGAAGCACTGTTCAAAATGTTATAAGGCTTTCTAAAATCCCAGTGCTTGTTATTCCTTCACTCTAA
- a CDS encoding macro domain-containing protein: MSEIFVSVIEGTKIKVIKGDITEENVDAIVNAANSYLSHGGGVALAIVRKGGREIQKDSDKIVEERGPIPVGEAVITKGYRLKAKYVIHTVGPRFGEGNEEEKLRNAIRSVLKLAKEYGIKSISIPAVSCGIFGFPKDKGTKIIADEVLKFIKENKGVLEEVHFIGIDEEITNLFKEALVNG, translated from the coding sequence ATGAGTGAAATTTTTGTTAGTGTTATAGAAGGAACAAAAATAAAAGTAATTAAGGGCGACATCACCGAAGAAAATGTCGATGCAATAGTAAACGCTGCAAATTCTTATCTGTCTCATGGAGGTGGCGTTGCCCTTGCTATTGTAAGAAAAGGTGGAAGAGAGATTCAAAAAGATAGCGACAAAATCGTAGAAGAAAGAGGTCCAATACCCGTTGGAGAAGCCGTAATTACAAAAGGGTACCGATTAAAAGCAAAATATGTAATTCATACTGTTGGACCAAGATTTGGCGAAGGTAATGAAGAAGAGAAACTAAGGAATGCAATACGAAGTGTTCTCAAATTAGCAAAAGAATACGGCATAAAGTCTATTTCAATTCCTGCGGTAAGTTGTGGAATTTTTGGGTTTCCAAAAGACAAAGGAACGAAAATTATAGCAGATGAAGTACTAAAGTTTATAAAAGAAAATAAAGGAGTATTAGAAGAGGTTCATTTTATAGGTATCGACGAAGAGATAACAAATCTTTTTAAAGAGGCTTTAGTCAATGGTTGA
- a CDS encoding HAD family hydrolase — MEKRGIDLLIFDFDGTLFDTTLDIANAVNFSLKQFGKSELDPKLIWSYTGDGLLNTVKRAFGEGNEEIINKAYELTLKYYIEHSGEESIPIDDVLEFLETDTHRKVILSNKNLEPMLKVLERFNIKDKFERVYGFESLPFVKPDPRTIDYIVQELNLPKDNVAIIGDADQDALTAKNANIRCFIIPSKPITVECCLIFTNYHELGILLENS, encoded by the coding sequence ATGGAAAAAAGAGGTATAGACTTACTTATTTTTGACTTCGACGGAACGCTTTTTGATACAACCTTGGATATAGCAAACGCCGTTAACTTTTCTCTCAAGCAATTCGGAAAATCTGAACTAGATCCAAAATTAATTTGGAGTTATACGGGCGATGGCTTACTAAATACCGTAAAAAGGGCTTTTGGTGAGGGAAATGAAGAGATAATAAATAAAGCTTATGAACTAACTTTAAAGTACTATATAGAACATTCAGGAGAAGAATCTATCCCTATCGATGATGTTCTTGAATTCCTTGAAACCGATACCCATAGAAAGGTAATTCTCTCAAACAAGAACCTTGAACCTATGCTAAAGGTCTTAGAAAGATTTAATATTAAGGATAAATTTGAGAGAGTATATGGCTTCGAGAGCCTTCCTTTTGTAAAGCCTGATCCACGAACAATAGATTATATTGTACAAGAGTTAAACCTTCCGAAAGATAATGTTGCAATAATTGGCGATGCAGACCAAGACGCACTAACTGCAAAAAACGCAAACATCAGGTGTTTTATAATTCCTTCAAAACCAATAACTGTTGAATGTTGTTTAATTTTCACTAATTACCATGAACTTGGCATTTTATTGGAAAACTCTTAA
- a CDS encoding type 1 glutamine amidotransferase, protein MKKIAVLIEDNFNEFELIYPYYRLKEEGFQSVLIGPQVKTYHSKVGLEMKAEASIDEINFDEFDGVIVPGGYAPDLLRRNEKVLAFVRRMFESNKLVGAICHAGWVLISAKIVNGVTMTCFYSIKDDVKNAGAKYVDESVVVDNNLITSRQPSDLPDFMREIIKFLKK, encoded by the coding sequence ATGAAAAAGATAGCAGTTTTGATTGAAGACAATTTTAATGAGTTCGAGTTGATTTATCCTTACTACAGGCTTAAAGAAGAAGGCTTCCAATCGGTTCTTATAGGTCCACAAGTGAAAACTTACCACTCTAAAGTTGGGCTTGAGATGAAGGCTGAAGCATCTATTGATGAAATAAACTTTGACGAGTTTGACGGAGTAATAGTTCCTGGAGGATACGCGCCAGACTTGCTTAGAAGAAACGAAAAAGTACTTGCTTTTGTAAGGAGGATGTTTGAATCCAACAAACTTGTTGGAGCAATTTGCCATGCAGGTTGGGTTCTAATATCAGCAAAAATCGTAAATGGAGTTACAATGACTTGTTTCTACTCTATAAAAGACGATGTAAAGAATGCAGGCGCAAAATATGTCGACGAAAGTGTAGTTGTTGATAACAATTTAATAACATCGAGACAACCTTCTGATTTGCCAGACTTTATGAGAGAAATAATCAAGTTTTTGAAAAAATGA
- the era gene encoding GTPase Era: MKSGIVTILGRPNVGKSTLLNYIVQRKISIVTPKPQTTRFRILGVKNLKDAQIVFADTPGFHLAKSALNKYMVNVALKSLEGADVVYFMVEVNDYIGEEYPEMLKHLKDLTIPVFLVINKIDMYKEEDINKTEEVFRSLFDFKEVFRISALTGKNVDALIEKTVEYLPEGPAYFDEGEVTDLPFNLQVAELIREKLYLLLRQELPYETAVTVEEVKERENGVLYISAIIHVAKESQKGIVIGANGSMIKKIGTTTRLELQEILKKPVFLELQVKVEEDWPKLESKLKKLGYIIE; the protein is encoded by the coding sequence GTGAAAAGCGGAATTGTTACAATTTTAGGAAGACCAAATGTAGGAAAATCTACTCTTTTAAATTACATTGTCCAGAGAAAGATCTCTATAGTAACGCCAAAGCCTCAAACAACCCGGTTTAGAATTTTAGGTGTTAAAAATCTAAAAGATGCACAGATTGTATTTGCAGATACGCCTGGTTTTCACCTTGCAAAAAGTGCATTGAACAAATATATGGTTAATGTGGCTTTGAAAAGCCTCGAAGGTGCAGATGTTGTTTATTTTATGGTTGAGGTAAATGACTATATTGGAGAAGAATATCCGGAAATGCTAAAGCACCTAAAGGACCTCACAATTCCTGTTTTTCTTGTTATCAATAAGATTGACATGTATAAAGAAGAAGACATCAATAAAACAGAGGAAGTTTTTAGAAGTCTTTTTGATTTTAAGGAAGTTTTTAGAATTTCAGCGCTTACTGGAAAGAATGTGGACGCATTAATTGAAAAAACTGTTGAGTATCTTCCTGAAGGGCCTGCATACTTCGACGAAGGAGAAGTTACAGATTTGCCGTTTAATCTCCAGGTTGCAGAACTTATAAGAGAAAAACTATACCTTCTTTTGAGGCAGGAGTTACCTTACGAGACCGCTGTTACCGTTGAAGAAGTAAAGGAAAGAGAAAACGGCGTTCTTTATATTAGCGCCATAATCCATGTTGCAAAAGAATCCCAGAAAGGCATAGTAATCGGTGCAAATGGTTCTATGATTAAAAAAATCGGAACAACAACGCGCCTTGAACTTCAAGAGATCCTTAAAAAGCCAGTTTTCCTTGAATTGCAAGTTAAAGTGGAAGAAGACTGGCCTAAATTAGAGAGTAAACTTAAGAAATTAGGATATATAATTGAATAA
- a CDS encoding S8 family serine peptidase gives MKNKYTLSKKIISIFLVFLFLFSLSSPIKANKTKSNYSKFVEGKTYKAIVLFNEPSILNYKDTLSYKLLSLIGVNPTENYERSLNEKHENFRGMIEKFGGKTTYDFLYVVNGISVEADGKILNELLSSNSIKGIYEEKTYTLERDITRKVIKSDLVNATKDASGNYITGSNIKIGIIDTGVDYTHKELGGGKFPNSKVVGGYDFADNDPDPMDYDGHGTHVAGIAAGSEKGIAKDAKIYAYKVFSKNSTTTTSSLIIKALDQSVKDKCDVVNISIGLQNGGATSSDPESQAVRTAVNSGVVVVAAAGNNGVPSEFFNYPVSSPGSVDLAIGVGASNDALTGIINSFGRKIIGQYPNESPDFSEGDFDIVYCGLGRKEDFKGIDVKGKIALIERGQIYFGDKDLNAKDAGAVGVIVYNNVSGMPKITLVSQDNPSRTDFIPFLFISFTDGQFLKEHIKEKVTISNEFGLGQIAEFSSAGPTTDFYLKPDLVAPGVNINSTYLNNSYVEMSGTSMASPVVAGSVALVKQAKPNLSPQEIKYILMNTADILYNPASSLPFSPTLQGAGRVDVFNAINSNAIIYPSSLIFGNGIQSKTFNLTIKNLSSTSKTFSTSISFGSNERLNINLPSTITVKGNSTFSFNISLSASSDTISSYGFIFFDSGFEKLHIPFVYLNDNEPKEPIYNVKIDKNILSPNDTAKISFSVGIGSVGTGENYKFRENIAEEVRVSVIDAKGNIIKDIFDVAPIYVGDYSITLSPYDPVRGLYFLQNGTYFYKISFIEANDDENSKNVYPTVETFVKSGSFSVSNFGVTGTISMSLPSNYAPLMNKGDILPVNLNINATKQFLNLSFELRFDKTKIALSSILVSQGDISVDSSDSQNGVIIKIQSVSPVTTTQLKLSFKALENGSGFIDIYGPSSDTDEVFYVNGIKYLISDYAKIADFNGDKRVDSQDASIFKATFGLTKDNKNFNPKCDLNFDGIVDKNDFFIFAKHFGEVYP, from the coding sequence ATGAAAAATAAATATACACTTAGTAAGAAGATTATCTCGATTTTTTTAGTATTTTTGTTTTTATTTTCTCTCTCTTCACCAATAAAAGCAAACAAGACAAAAAGTAACTATTCAAAATTCGTTGAAGGGAAAACTTACAAGGCAATCGTTCTTTTTAACGAACCATCAATTCTTAACTATAAAGATACGCTTTCGTATAAATTACTTTCGCTTATTGGAGTCAATCCAACAGAAAATTATGAAAGATCTCTTAATGAAAAACATGAAAATTTCAGAGGGATGATCGAAAAGTTTGGCGGAAAGACTACTTACGATTTCCTTTATGTTGTTAACGGAATAAGCGTTGAAGCAGATGGCAAAATTCTCAATGAACTTCTAAGCTCTAACTCTATAAAGGGGATTTATGAGGAAAAAACTTATACGCTTGAAAGAGATATCACAAGGAAAGTAATAAAGTCAGACTTGGTAAATGCAACAAAAGATGCTTCTGGTAATTATATTACTGGATCGAATATAAAAATAGGCATTATTGATACGGGTGTTGATTATACGCATAAGGAACTTGGTGGAGGTAAATTTCCTAATTCAAAAGTTGTTGGTGGGTATGATTTTGCTGATAACGATCCTGACCCAATGGACTACGATGGTCACGGCACACATGTTGCAGGTATTGCTGCAGGATCGGAAAAAGGGATTGCAAAGGATGCAAAAATTTATGCCTATAAAGTGTTTTCAAAAAATAGCACTACTACAACAAGTTCTCTTATTATAAAGGCTTTGGATCAATCAGTAAAAGACAAGTGTGATGTAGTAAATATTTCAATAGGGCTTCAGAATGGAGGAGCTACTTCTTCTGATCCGGAATCTCAAGCAGTGAGGACGGCTGTTAATTCAGGCGTTGTTGTAGTTGCTGCAGCCGGAAATAACGGCGTTCCAAGTGAATTTTTCAATTACCCTGTTAGCTCTCCTGGTTCTGTTGATCTTGCAATTGGCGTCGGTGCTTCGAATGACGCCCTTACAGGGATAATTAACTCTTTTGGGAGAAAAATTATTGGGCAATACCCAAACGAATCACCTGACTTTAGCGAAGGTGACTTTGATATTGTATATTGTGGACTTGGGCGAAAAGAAGACTTTAAAGGTATTGATGTTAAAGGGAAAATAGCTCTAATCGAGAGGGGTCAGATTTATTTTGGAGATAAGGACTTAAATGCAAAAGATGCAGGTGCAGTTGGTGTCATTGTTTACAATAATGTAAGTGGAATGCCAAAAATTACTCTCGTTTCGCAGGATAATCCTTCAAGAACGGATTTCATACCCTTCCTTTTTATTTCATTTACCGATGGTCAGTTTCTGAAAGAGCATATTAAAGAGAAAGTTACGATAAGTAACGAATTTGGATTAGGTCAAATTGCCGAATTTTCATCTGCAGGTCCTACGACGGATTTTTATTTGAAGCCAGATCTTGTTGCACCAGGAGTTAATATAAATTCAACTTATCTAAATAATTCATATGTTGAAATGAGTGGTACATCTATGGCTTCGCCTGTAGTTGCAGGTTCCGTTGCACTGGTTAAGCAAGCAAAACCTAATTTATCACCTCAAGAAATAAAGTATATACTTATGAACACGGCAGATATACTATATAATCCCGCATCTTCACTACCGTTTTCCCCTACTCTTCAAGGTGCTGGAAGAGTTGATGTATTTAACGCAATTAATTCTAATGCTATTATTTACCCTTCATCATTAATCTTTGGTAATGGCATACAATCGAAAACCTTCAATTTAACGATAAAAAATCTTTCGAGCACTTCCAAAACTTTTTCAACATCAATATCATTCGGTTCCAACGAAAGATTAAATATAAATTTACCATCTACAATAACAGTAAAAGGAAATTCAACCTTTTCATTCAACATTTCGTTATCTGCTTCCTCTGATACTATAAGTTCTTATGGTTTTATTTTCTTTGATAGCGGATTTGAGAAACTACATATTCCTTTTGTGTATCTAAACGATAACGAACCAAAAGAACCTATATACAATGTAAAGATAGACAAAAATATCCTTTCTCCAAATGATACTGCTAAAATTTCGTTTTCCGTTGGAATAGGGAGCGTTGGAACTGGAGAAAATTATAAGTTTAGGGAAAACATTGCAGAAGAAGTACGAGTTTCCGTGATTGATGCAAAAGGGAATATTATTAAGGATATCTTTGATGTTGCGCCAATATATGTGGGAGACTATTCGATAACGCTTTCACCTTATGATCCTGTAAGAGGCTTGTATTTCCTGCAGAACGGGACGTATTTTTACAAGATTTCTTTTATTGAAGCAAATGATGACGAAAATAGTAAAAATGTATACCCTACTGTTGAAACCTTTGTTAAAAGCGGAAGTTTTTCAGTATCTAACTTCGGAGTAACTGGTACTATTTCAATGAGTTTACCTTCAAACTACGCTCCGTTAATGAATAAGGGTGATATTCTACCTGTTAATTTGAATATTAATGCAACAAAGCAATTTTTGAATTTAAGTTTTGAACTTCGATTCGATAAAACTAAGATTGCCTTATCTTCTATCTTAGTTTCTCAGGGAGATATTTCAGTAGATAGTAGTGACTCGCAAAATGGGGTTATTATAAAAATTCAATCCGTTTCACCGGTAACAACAACGCAACTAAAACTTTCTTTTAAAGCGTTAGAAAATGGCAGCGGATTTATTGATATTTATGGACCTTCTTCAGACACAGATGAAGTATTCTATGTGAACGGAATTAAGTATCTTATATCTGACTACGCAAAAATAGCCGATTTTAACGGAGACAAAAGAGTAGACTCTCAGGATGCAAGCATTTTTAAGGCAACCTTTGGTTTAACTAAGGATAACAAGAATTTTAATCCTAAGTGTGACTTGAACTTCGACGGCATAGTTGATAAAAATGATTTCTTTATTTTTGCAAAGCACTTTGGGGAAGTTTATCCTTAA
- a CDS encoding RidA family protein, giving the protein MGIEENLKSLGLTLPKPTKTLGSYVPVVVTNSKLLFFSGVIPVENGEVIKGKFGRELKLEDAKKPAQLIVLSILANIKEVTNDFAKVKQIVKIEGFVNATDDFEDHPKVMNEVSNLLVSVFGEKGKHSRIAIGVNSLPMGACLEVSGIIELE; this is encoded by the coding sequence ATGGGTATCGAAGAGAATTTAAAATCTTTAGGATTAACCTTACCAAAACCAACAAAAACTCTTGGAAGTTATGTTCCCGTTGTAGTCACAAACTCAAAACTTCTTTTTTTCTCGGGAGTAATCCCAGTTGAAAATGGTGAGGTAATAAAAGGAAAATTCGGAAGAGAACTAAAATTAGAAGATGCAAAAAAACCTGCTCAATTGATAGTTCTCTCAATCCTTGCAAATATAAAAGAAGTAACAAACGATTTTGCCAAAGTAAAACAAATTGTAAAGATTGAAGGGTTTGTAAATGCAACAGATGACTTCGAAGACCATCCTAAGGTAATGAACGAAGTTTCTAATCTCCTCGTAAGTGTATTCGGAGAAAAGGGAAAACACTCGCGCATTGCTATAGGCGTTAATTCACTGCCAATGGGTGCTTGTCTTGAGGTTTCCGGCATTATTGAATTAGAGTGA
- a CDS encoding endonuclease gives MNLRTTSQELEKKQNLILKAFEVLYRHFGRQNWWPAETPFEVIVGAILTQQTTWKNVEKVISRLKGLGVLNPLALYNLSVDELAQLIKESGFYRLKAKRLKNFLKYFKQYNFDLEQLKKKSLQELREELLNIDGIGKETADSILLYALDKPIFVVDNYTKRFGYRFGILKKDLKYDDIRNIFEESLKGKTINETIDNFKEMHALIVELGKNFCKKKPDCSSCPLINDCERKGLENEYS, from the coding sequence ATGAACTTAAGAACTACCTCTCAAGAGTTAGAAAAGAAGCAGAACTTAATCTTGAAAGCGTTTGAGGTTCTCTATAGACACTTTGGAAGGCAGAATTGGTGGCCTGCGGAAACTCCTTTTGAAGTAATTGTTGGAGCAATTTTAACTCAACAGACTACATGGAAAAATGTTGAGAAAGTGATTTCAAGATTAAAAGGGCTTGGGGTTTTAAATCCTCTTGCCCTTTATAATTTGAGCGTTGACGAACTTGCACAACTTATAAAAGAATCGGGATTCTATAGATTAAAAGCAAAAAGGTTAAAGAACTTCCTTAAATACTTCAAACAGTACAATTTTGATCTCGAACAACTGAAAAAGAAAAGCTTGCAGGAGTTAAGAGAGGAATTGCTTAATATCGACGGCATTGGCAAAGAAACGGCTGACTCAATTTTACTTTATGCGCTTGATAAGCCAATTTTTGTCGTAGATAACTATACAAAAAGATTCGGCTATAGGTTTGGAATATTGAAAAAAGACTTAAAATACGATGATATAAGGAATATTTTTGAGGAAAGTCTAAAAGGCAAAACAATCAATGAAACCATTGATAATTTTAAAGAGATGCACGCTTTGATTGTAGAATTAGGCAAAAATTTTTGCAAAAAGAAACCGGACTGTTCCTCTTGTCCGCTCATAAACGATTGCGAAAGGAAGGGGTTAGAAAATGAGTACAGTTAG
- a CDS encoding universal stress protein yields MYKKILILVDNSEVMDDVVEYTYNLFPDSTLYLLSVVNLGPFSGYYTKTVFREMKSLAEETLNRLELLLEEKKAKFQTEVIEGEPVSVLLSYAKRKGIDLIVLETHAGISVNKIKIGGTTYRLLINSHIPVLLLNERLEIKRSPKILHPTTGSKYSEIATVEVGKLASFWDSEVEALILREPKEKIAERVKELLSNFHIDFTITYAEESEINSILKRSSFSDIIIGSRGSPRPSYKLRTIFKPFSLDATLKLLIAFLPKPLLLICD; encoded by the coding sequence ATGTATAAGAAAATTTTGATTCTTGTTGATAACTCTGAGGTTATGGATGATGTTGTTGAGTATACTTACAATCTTTTCCCTGACTCTACTTTGTATTTACTAAGTGTTGTAAATCTTGGTCCTTTTTCTGGTTATTATACAAAAACGGTCTTTAGGGAAATGAAGTCTCTTGCAGAGGAAACTTTGAACCGCCTTGAATTACTTTTGGAAGAGAAAAAAGCAAAATTTCAAACAGAGGTAATTGAAGGAGAGCCTGTTTCTGTCCTTTTGAGTTATGCAAAGAGAAAAGGTATAGACCTTATAGTTCTCGAAACTCATGCGGGAATAAGCGTAAATAAGATAAAAATAGGTGGAACAACATACAGGCTTCTAATTAACTCACATATTCCTGTTTTACTTTTAAACGAGCGTCTCGAAATAAAAAGGTCGCCAAAGATTTTACACCCTACAACAGGGAGTAAGTATTCCGAAATTGCAACAGTTGAAGTTGGTAAACTTGCATCTTTTTGGGATTCTGAGGTCGAAGCACTAATTTTAAGAGAACCAAAAGAGAAAATTGCAGAGCGTGTAAAAGAACTTTTAAGTAATTTCCATATAGATTTTACGATAACTTATGCAGAAGAAAGTGAAATAAATTCGATCTTGAAAAGATCGTCTTTTTCCGATATCATTATAGGATCGAGGGGTTCGCCAAGACCATCTTACAAACTTAGAACTATATTTAAGCCGTTTTCATTAGACGCGACTTTGAAATTACTCATAGCTTTCTTACCAAAGCCATTACTTCTAATTTGCGATTAG
- a CDS encoding DUF362 domain-containing protein, with amino-acid sequence MSTVRIVEQKDYELDTLKEKLLEVLDWLNFDEIKDKKIVVFFDNMLPNINLLKALNNILVDKGAKTVEFGTSIILPNQNELWSLFEAQGLKFHDFRNEPYEEFEVDLKAKKTQHFLGYQILSPGQYQMEKSFEKSDVFKVRTLKKVFIPETVAESDYIVPVVKLKDSPVSKIGGFLNSLLYLVPTNLRSEIFLRILSAKFGDALLDVYGVIKNSILFGVVDAVEGELTNSEKDKFGLLMSSKDLLALDSVISVLIGFRSSDIETNKLGSIYDLGHGLLKEVVIDGTDFLKLRKELVRKMNFSKFYERKSFPTIKGQDREFDYIGLYCPTGAIEKLNSKYSINKSKCIKCNFCIELAPKLFNT; translated from the coding sequence ATGAGTACAGTTAGAATTGTTGAACAAAAAGATTATGAACTTGATACTTTAAAAGAGAAATTGTTGGAAGTCCTGGACTGGTTAAATTTTGACGAAATTAAAGATAAAAAAATTGTTGTTTTCTTTGATAATATGCTCCCAAATATTAATCTTTTAAAAGCATTAAACAATATTTTAGTTGATAAAGGTGCAAAAACTGTCGAATTTGGAACATCAATTATTTTGCCTAACCAAAATGAGCTTTGGTCTCTTTTCGAAGCACAAGGTTTAAAATTCCATGATTTTAGAAATGAACCATACGAGGAGTTTGAGGTAGATTTAAAGGCTAAAAAAACACAGCATTTTTTGGGCTACCAAATTTTATCTCCAGGGCAGTATCAGATGGAAAAATCTTTTGAAAAGTCAGATGTTTTCAAAGTTAGGACACTTAAAAAAGTCTTCATTCCAGAAACTGTTGCTGAAAGTGATTACATAGTTCCTGTGGTTAAATTAAAAGATTCCCCAGTAAGTAAGATTGGCGGCTTTCTAAATTCATTACTATATTTGGTTCCAACAAATTTGAGATCAGAAATATTCCTTAGAATACTTTCTGCAAAATTTGGGGATGCATTGCTCGATGTATACGGTGTAATTAAAAATTCCATTCTTTTTGGTGTTGTGGACGCAGTAGAAGGAGAACTAACAAATAGTGAAAAAGATAAATTCGGACTTCTTATGTCGTCAAAAGATCTTCTTGCGCTGGACTCCGTAATTTCAGTCCTTATTGGATTCCGTTCTTCAGATATAGAAACGAACAAATTAGGATCAATTTACGACCTAGGGCACGGACTTTTGAAGGAAGTAGTAATTGATGGAACAGATTTCCTCAAATTGAGAAAAGAACTTGTTAGGAAGATGAATTTTTCAAAATTTTATGAAAGAAAGTCCTTTCCTACTATAAAGGGGCAGGATAGAGAGTTTGACTATATCGGTCTATACTGCCCCACTGGCGCAATCGAAAAATTAAACTCAAAATATAGCATAAACAAGTCAAAATGTATTAAATGTAACTTTTGCATCGAATTAGCACCAAAATTATTTAATACATAA